The Vannielia litorea genome segment GCCGCGCTCGATTACTTCGAGAGCGAAGGCCCCCGGGTCAAGGTGAACCCGCTCGCAGGCTGGTCCGCCACCGACCTCAAGGCCTACATGGATGAGCACGATCTGCCGCGGCACCCGCTGGTCGCCAAGGGCTACCCCTCCATCGGCTGCTGGCCCTGCACCACGCCCGTGAAAGAGGGCGAAGACCCGCGCGCCGGTCGCTGGCGCGGCGAGGAAAAGGAAGAATGCGGCATCCACTTCATCGACGGCAAAGTGGTCCGCGGCCCCCTGCCCGTGTCCGAGCCCGCCTCTGACCCCGTCGCCGAAGCCGCCCCCGAGAGAAAGAGCGCCTGACATGACCGAGCTTACGACCGAGACTGCAAACATCATCGTCACCGACAGCGGCTTCACGGCAGAAGACTGGACCCACGGCTTCACCCCGCTCGAAGAGCTGGGTGCCAACTCCGCCGCCCCCGCGCTCGCGGTCGATCTTGGCCCCGCCGACGATCCGGCCACGCTCTCGGCACGTCTTGATGAGATCGACCTGATCCGCGTCGCCTTCCCCAGCTTCGCCGATGGCCGCGGCTTCACCCATGCCCGCACCCTGCGCCGCATGGGCTTTTCCGGCCGCCTGCGCGCCGCCGGTCACGTGATCTCCGACCAATATGCCATGGCCCGCCGCTGTGGTTTCGACGAGGTCGAAATCTCCCCCGAGCTGGCCGCGCGCCAGCCCGAGGCCGAGTGGAAGTTCCGCGCCGACTGGCAGGCAAACGACTATCAGGCGCGCCTGCGCGCCTGAGCCCCTTGGAACGCCTTCAAAAATCCTGATAGAGATCAAAGCAGCAAGGAGCCGCGAGGCTGTAAGAGCCAGCGACCAGTATCCATGACCGAACAGAGCCCCGTGACCGAACAAGCCGCACAACCCGTCAAAGCCAAGCCCGCCCTCCCCGATGCCCAGACCGTGACGGAGGTGAAGCACTACACCGACCGTCTGTTCAGCTTCCGCTGCACCCGGCCCGCCTCCCTGCGCTTCCGCTCCGGCGAGTTCGTGATGATCGGCCTGATGGGCGACCCCGATCCGAAGACCGGCAAGGTCAAGCCCCTGCTGCGCGCCTATTCCATCGCCTCCCCCTCCTGGGACGAGGAGCTGGAGTTCTATTCCATCAAGGTGCAGGACGGCCCGCTCACCTCCAAGCTTCAGCACATCCAGCCCGGCGACGAGTTGATCCTGCGGCCCAAGCCCGTCGGCACGCTGGTGCATGACGCCCTTCTGCCCGGCAAGCGCCTGTGGTTCTTCGCCACCGGCACCGGCTTCGCCCCCTTCGCCTCCCTGCTGCGCGAGCCGCAGACCTATGAAGATTACGACGAAGTGGTGATCACCCACACCTGCCGCGAGGCCGGCGAGCTGACCTATGGCCGCGACCTGATCGAGGGCCTCAAGGACGACGAGCTGCTGAACGAGGTGATCGGCGAGGGCTTCTGGAAGAAGATCAAGTACTACCCCACCACCACCCGCGAAGAGAGCGCCAAGATGGGCCGCATCACCGACCTGATGCGCACCGGCGAGGCCTTCTCCGACCTCGGCGTGCCCGAGCTCAACCCCACGACCGACCGCGCGATGATCTGCGGCAACCTCGCCTTCAATCTCGAACTCAAGGAGATGCTCGAGGCCTACGGTCTCGAAGAGGGCGCCAATTCCAAGCCCGCGCATTACGTGGTCGAAAAGGCCTTTCTCGACTGATCGCTGTGGCGCGGTGGGTCTTGCCCCGCCGCGCCTTTCGCCCTAGGCGGGGGCATGGATACCGCCTTCCTCATCTCTGCCTTCGTCACCCTCTTCGTGGTGATCGACCCGCTGGGCCTGGCCCCGCTCTTCGCCGCGCTCACCCATGACGAAACAGAGGGCCGCCGCCGCGCCATCGCCATCCGCGCCGTGGCCATCGGCTTCTCCATCCTGCTGATCTTCGGCCTTGCCGGTGAGGCGGTGCTCGAATTCGTCGGCATCTCCATGCCGGCCTTCCGCATCTCCGGCGGCCTGCTGCTGTTCCTCACCGCGCTCGAAATGCTCTTCGAGCGCCGCACCAAGCGCCGCGAGGATCAGGCCGAGGAGGATCGCCC includes the following:
- a CDS encoding MarC family protein, with translation MDTAFLISAFVTLFVVIDPLGLAPLFAALTHDETEGRRRAIAIRAVAIGFSILLIFGLAGEAVLEFVGISMPAFRISGGLLLFLTALEMLFERRTKRREDQAEEDRPDPSIFPLATPLIAGPGAIASMILLSGSPNADWTTTLQVIGVMATVLTIVLILFLGGGLLSRLLGKTGINVATRLLGMLLAALSVQFVIDGLRDLSLL
- a CDS encoding DUF934 domain-containing protein, which translates into the protein MTELTTETANIIVTDSGFTAEDWTHGFTPLEELGANSAAPALAVDLGPADDPATLSARLDEIDLIRVAFPSFADGRGFTHARTLRRMGFSGRLRAAGHVISDQYAMARRCGFDEVEISPELAARQPEAEWKFRADWQANDYQARLRA
- a CDS encoding ferredoxin--NADP reductase, producing MTEQSPVTEQAAQPVKAKPALPDAQTVTEVKHYTDRLFSFRCTRPASLRFRSGEFVMIGLMGDPDPKTGKVKPLLRAYSIASPSWDEELEFYSIKVQDGPLTSKLQHIQPGDELILRPKPVGTLVHDALLPGKRLWFFATGTGFAPFASLLREPQTYEDYDEVVITHTCREAGELTYGRDLIEGLKDDELLNEVIGEGFWKKIKYYPTTTREESAKMGRITDLMRTGEAFSDLGVPELNPTTDRAMICGNLAFNLELKEMLEAYGLEEGANSKPAHYVVEKAFLD